A region from the Negativicoccus succinicivorans genome encodes:
- the deoC gene encoding deoxyribose-phosphate aldolase gives MIASCIDHTLLAPDASARAIETLCEEAKAYHFATVCVAPYRVQQAAQALAGSGVGVTTVVGFPHGANGGPAKAAEASWALAQGATEIDMVQNIGAVKDGAWDMVAKEIRRVRAAIGDVTLKVILETALLTPTEIVNACKLAQEVGADFVKTSTGFAGAGATVANVKLMRDTVGPHFGVKAAGGIRDLATARAMLDAGANRLGVSAGVAIARAENAESK, from the coding sequence ATGATTGCAAGTTGTATTGATCACACGCTGCTGGCGCCCGACGCGAGCGCTCGCGCTATCGAAACACTTTGTGAAGAAGCCAAGGCGTATCATTTCGCCACTGTTTGCGTCGCGCCGTATCGTGTGCAACAGGCGGCGCAGGCGCTTGCCGGAAGCGGCGTCGGCGTGACGACGGTCGTCGGTTTTCCGCACGGCGCGAACGGCGGTCCCGCGAAAGCGGCGGAAGCGAGCTGGGCGCTGGCGCAGGGCGCGACCGAAATCGACATGGTGCAAAATATCGGCGCGGTGAAAGACGGCGCGTGGGATATGGTGGCGAAAGAAATTCGCCGGGTGCGCGCGGCGATCGGCGATGTTACACTCAAAGTAATTTTGGAAACGGCGTTGCTGACGCCGACGGAAATTGTGAATGCCTGCAAGCTGGCCCAAGAAGTCGGCGCGGACTTTGTGAAAACGTCGACCGGCTTTGCCGGTGCAGGCGCCACCGTAGCGAACGTGAAACTGATGCGCGATACCGTAGGACCTCATTTCGGCGTCAAAGCCGCCGGCGGTATTCGCGATCTTGCGACGGCGCGCGCGATGCTTGACGCGGGCGCGAATCGGCTCGGCGTCAGCGCGGGCGTTGCGATTGCGCGGGCGGAAAACGCTGAAAGCAAATAA
- the scfA gene encoding six-cysteine ranthipeptide SCIFF: MAKHIRTLNPVSLQQTAKHGGCGECQTSCQSACKTSCTIGNQVCKQQQR; encoded by the coding sequence ATGGCGAAACATATTCGTACACTCAATCCGGTATCTTTGCAACAGACCGCGAAACACGGCGGTTGCGGCGAATGCCAGACCTCGTGTCAATCCGCTTGCAAGACAAGTTGCACCATCGGCAACCAGGTATGCAAACAACAACAACGGTAA
- a CDS encoding DUF4405 domain-containing protein, whose protein sequence is MQRRIMHIGLLVSLFATMAYPLTRLSGHEWIAYIFTLIVGYHVYEHRRALGKFTRHATPRSRFLRAANYVLCAVFIICFISGFLFSSLIPHPGREVLRYAKYVHICSSSWFYALVAMHAGFYWDSLRHTMRRVLPPLGGKWHAVLGAISMYGLYIAVARNFFLKMAYLYLKHPKAEPSAILFFIDYFAIFILFAYFGWWLLRFISRRPAHA, encoded by the coding sequence ATGCAACGACGTATTATGCACATCGGGCTTTTGGTCAGCCTCTTCGCCACCATGGCGTATCCTCTGACGAGACTCAGCGGACACGAGTGGATTGCCTATATTTTCACGCTGATCGTCGGCTATCATGTCTACGAACATCGCCGCGCTTTGGGAAAATTTACCCGGCACGCGACGCCGCGCAGCCGTTTTCTGCGCGCAGCGAACTATGTGCTTTGCGCGGTATTCATCATCTGCTTTATTTCGGGATTTTTATTCTCATCGCTGATTCCGCATCCGGGGCGGGAAGTGTTACGCTACGCCAAGTACGTTCACATCTGTTCGTCGTCTTGGTTTTACGCACTCGTCGCGATGCACGCCGGCTTTTATTGGGACAGTTTGCGTCACACAATGCGGCGTGTTTTGCCTCCGCTTGGCGGGAAATGGCACGCGGTGCTCGGCGCGATCAGTATGTACGGCTTGTATATCGCGGTCGCGCGTAATTTCTTTTTGAAAATGGCGTATCTGTACTTGAAACATCCGAAAGCGGAGCCGAGCGCGATTTTGTTTTTCATTGACTATTTCGCGATCTTTATTCTCTTCGCCTACTTCGGCTGGTGGCTGCTCCGCTTCATCAGCCGCCGACCGGCGCATGCCTGA
- a CDS encoding XTP/dITP diphosphatase, producing the protein MADLVGSVGRRGVLLATHNEGKIREMQAMLAEVGYQGIPVAEVADLPDPEETGTTFAENALIKARYYMEKTGLPALADDSGLAVDALDGAPGVYSARYAGTHGDDAANNAKLVAEMTSVARQDRGAEYVCELALVYPDGTKRTARGICRGEIVLEPRGTEGFGYDPYFYLPEREKTMAELTLAEKNCISHRGEALRILSKRLREQSE; encoded by the coding sequence TTGGCAGATCTTGTCGGTAGTGTCGGACGGCGCGGCGTTTTGCTGGCGACGCATAACGAAGGGAAAATTCGCGAGATGCAGGCCATGCTGGCTGAAGTCGGTTACCAGGGCATTCCCGTGGCGGAGGTGGCGGATCTTCCGGATCCGGAAGAAACCGGCACGACATTTGCGGAAAACGCGCTCATAAAAGCGCGCTACTATATGGAAAAAACCGGACTCCCCGCGTTGGCGGACGACTCGGGTCTGGCGGTTGACGCGCTCGACGGCGCGCCGGGCGTGTACTCGGCTCGCTACGCGGGCACGCACGGCGATGACGCCGCCAACAATGCGAAACTGGTTGCGGAAATGACGTCAGTCGCGCGGCAAGATCGCGGCGCCGAATACGTTTGCGAATTGGCACTGGTATATCCGGACGGTACCAAGCGCACGGCGCGCGGCATCTGCCGCGGCGAAATCGTGCTCGAACCGCGCGGCACGGAAGGATTCGGTTATGACCCGTATTTCTATCTGCCGGAACGCGAAAAAACGATGGCCGAACTCACTTTGGCAGAGAAAAATTGCATCAGTCATCGCGGCGAAGCATTACGCATTCTCAGCAAACGTTTGCGGGAGCAGTCCGAGTAA
- the trmL gene encoding tRNA (uridine(34)/cytosine(34)/5-carboxymethylaminomethyluridine(34)-2'-O)-methyltransferase TrmL: MHIVLVEPEIPGNTGNISRLCAANHLVLHLVKPLGFSIDDKHLKRAGLDYWDLLEVHIHENYQALVEYLKGRRFWFNTTKAEKSYTDVRFTDEDVLVFGKETKGLPEELLAAHPEQCIRIPMRAEARSLNLSNAVAIVSYEALRQLDFPTLAQKGHLPEVKGDSHEYV; the protein is encoded by the coding sequence ATGCACATTGTTTTAGTCGAGCCGGAAATTCCCGGCAATACCGGCAATATAAGTCGCTTGTGCGCGGCCAATCATCTTGTCTTGCACCTGGTGAAACCGCTCGGATTTTCGATTGATGACAAGCATTTGAAGCGGGCCGGTTTAGACTATTGGGACTTATTGGAAGTTCATATTCACGAAAATTATCAGGCGTTGGTCGAATATCTCAAGGGCCGACGTTTCTGGTTTAATACGACGAAAGCGGAAAAAAGCTATACCGATGTCCGCTTTACCGATGAAGATGTCCTGGTGTTCGGTAAGGAAACCAAAGGACTGCCGGAAGAATTGTTGGCCGCGCATCCGGAGCAATGCATTCGGATTCCGATGCGGGCCGAAGCCCGTTCGTTGAATTTATCGAACGCGGTGGCGATTGTTTCGTACGAAGCCTTGCGTCAGTTGGATTTTCCCACGCTGGCGCAAAAGGGACATTTGCCCGAAGTGAAAGGAGATTCCCATGAATATGTATGA
- the typA gene encoding translational GTPase TypA, with translation MQRQDIRNVAIIAHVDHGKTTLVDAMLRQSHVFRENERVAERVMDSNDLERERGITILSKNTAVMYNGTKINIVDTPGHADFGGEVERILNMVDGVVLLVDAFEGPMPQTKYVLRKALEQNLKPIVVINKIDRPDQRVEEVEGEIIDLFIELEASDEQLDFPVIYASARAGIAKLSMDDSSDSVEPLFQTLLDYIPAPEGDMEAPLQIMVTTLDYDDYVGKIAIGRIVRGFVRYGQPVAIMNGDQVRQDKIGRLYTYNGLARVETNDAKMGDIVAITGFKDINIGETITDPEHPEALPSINIDEPTLSMVFSVNDSPFAGQDGDYVTSRHLRARLMKEVQTNVAMKVEETDSADAFKVSGRGELHLSILIEMMRREGYELQVGKPTVIMKMINGQKCEPLERLNVDVPQEFMGTVMESLGPRKAELISMNELSGYLRMEFIIPARGLIGFRNEFLTSTKGNGVMYHVFHGYAPFKGQIPMRTRGALVAVEPGETTAYGLGNIEERGTLFLGPNESVYEGQVVGENARDTDMDVNPCKKKHVSNMRASGSDDAIRLTPPRQFTLEEALEWINDDETVEVTPHAIRIRKRILSQQARYKAAKKKQQ, from the coding sequence ATGCAACGGCAAGATATACGTAATGTCGCGATCATCGCTCACGTTGACCACGGCAAAACTACACTGGTCGACGCGATGCTGCGTCAAAGCCACGTTTTCCGTGAGAATGAACGCGTTGCCGAACGCGTTATGGACTCGAATGATCTTGAACGCGAACGCGGGATCACCATTTTGTCCAAAAATACCGCCGTCATGTACAACGGCACGAAAATCAATATTGTCGACACACCCGGCCACGCCGATTTCGGCGGTGAAGTCGAACGTATTTTGAACATGGTCGACGGCGTAGTTTTACTGGTCGACGCTTTTGAAGGGCCGATGCCGCAGACGAAGTACGTGCTGCGCAAAGCCTTGGAGCAGAATTTGAAGCCGATCGTCGTCATCAACAAGATTGACCGTCCGGATCAACGCGTCGAGGAAGTCGAAGGGGAAATCATCGACCTCTTCATTGAACTGGAGGCGAGCGACGAACAGCTCGACTTCCCGGTCATTTACGCGTCCGCTCGCGCGGGGATTGCCAAGTTGTCGATGGACGACAGCAGCGACAGTGTCGAGCCGCTTTTTCAAACGCTTTTGGATTACATTCCGGCGCCGGAAGGCGACATGGAAGCGCCGCTGCAGATCATGGTCACGACGCTGGATTACGATGATTACGTCGGCAAAATCGCCATCGGTCGTATCGTGCGCGGTTTCGTCCGTTACGGTCAGCCGGTCGCGATCATGAACGGCGATCAGGTGCGCCAGGATAAAATCGGCCGTCTGTACACGTACAACGGTTTGGCGCGCGTGGAAACGAATGACGCGAAGATGGGCGATATCGTCGCGATCACCGGTTTCAAAGACATCAACATCGGCGAGACCATCACCGATCCGGAACACCCGGAAGCATTGCCCTCGATCAATATCGATGAACCGACATTGTCGATGGTGTTTTCCGTCAACGACAGCCCGTTCGCGGGACAGGATGGTGACTACGTCACCAGCCGTCATTTACGTGCTCGCCTTATGAAAGAAGTGCAGACGAACGTCGCGATGAAAGTGGAAGAAACCGACTCCGCCGACGCGTTCAAAGTATCCGGCCGCGGCGAATTGCACTTGTCGATTTTAATCGAAATGATGCGCCGGGAAGGCTACGAATTGCAGGTCGGCAAACCGACGGTCATCATGAAAATGATCAACGGTCAGAAATGCGAACCGTTGGAACGCTTGAATGTCGACGTGCCGCAGGAATTCATGGGCACCGTCATGGAAAGTCTCGGACCGCGCAAAGCGGAACTCATCAGCATGAATGAGCTGTCGGGTTACCTGCGCATGGAATTTATCATTCCGGCGCGCGGTTTGATCGGTTTCCGCAACGAATTTTTGACCAGCACGAAAGGCAACGGCGTCATGTACCACGTTTTCCACGGGTACGCTCCTTTCAAAGGGCAGATTCCGATGCGGACGCGCGGCGCGTTGGTCGCCGTCGAACCGGGGGAAACCACCGCGTACGGTTTGGGCAATATCGAGGAACGCGGCACGCTCTTCCTCGGACCGAACGAATCCGTATACGAAGGTCAAGTGGTCGGTGAAAACGCTCGCGATACCGATATGGACGTTAACCCGTGCAAGAAAAAGCACGTATCCAATATGCGCGCGTCGGGTTCCGATGATGCGATTCGTTTGACTCCGCCGCGTCAATTTACGTTGGAAGAAGCGCTGGAATGGATCAACGACGACGAAACGGTCGAAGTGACTCCGCATGCCATCCGCATTCGCAAACGCATTTTGAGCCAGCAGGCTCGTTACAAAGCGGCGAAAAAGAAACAGCAATAA
- a CDS encoding NAD(P)-dependent malic enzyme: MDLKQESMAMRKQHKGILTTGLKMPINDRHALAVAYTPGVAEPCLHIKEDEDLSFSLTLRGNVIAVISDGTRVLGLGDIGAAAAIPVMEGKAAIYKRFANIDALPVVINTKDPEEFIRTVKMLEKNYAGINLEDISSPKCYDIEDRLIEEMEIPVFHDDQHGTAIAALAALLGALRFVKKDISKVKIVINGAGAAGTAIANMILAAGATDMTMLNSKGILHDNGKLNRVQKDLVDRINPENRQGTFQDAIKGADVLLGVSKAGAFKPEDMKLLAKDSIVFAMANPVPEIMYEDAIAAGVAVCGTGRSDMPNQVNNSSVFPGLFRGAIDVHSRRINMEMKLAAAYALADLIDDKDLRQDNVVIDVFDERVPLAVAKAVAKKAIETGVARRKELPAQYRD, translated from the coding sequence GTGGATTTGAAACAAGAATCAATGGCAATGCGCAAACAGCACAAGGGCATTTTAACGACGGGGCTCAAGATGCCGATCAACGATCGGCACGCGCTGGCGGTCGCGTATACGCCCGGTGTCGCCGAACCGTGTTTGCATATTAAAGAGGATGAGGATCTGTCGTTTTCGCTGACATTGCGCGGCAACGTGATCGCCGTTATTTCGGACGGCACGCGCGTACTCGGCTTGGGCGATATCGGCGCGGCGGCCGCCATTCCGGTCATGGAAGGTAAAGCGGCGATTTATAAACGTTTCGCGAACATCGACGCGTTGCCGGTCGTTATCAACACCAAAGATCCGGAAGAATTTATTCGCACCGTCAAAATGTTGGAGAAAAACTACGCGGGCATTAATCTCGAAGATATTTCTTCGCCGAAATGCTACGATATCGAAGACCGTTTGATTGAAGAAATGGAAATTCCGGTGTTCCACGACGATCAGCACGGCACGGCAATCGCCGCCTTGGCGGCGCTGCTGGGCGCGCTGCGTTTCGTGAAAAAAGATATTTCCAAAGTCAAAATCGTCATCAACGGTGCGGGCGCAGCGGGCACCGCGATTGCCAACATGATTTTGGCGGCCGGCGCGACCGATATGACAATGCTCAACAGCAAAGGAATTTTGCATGACAACGGCAAATTGAACCGCGTGCAGAAAGATCTTGTCGACCGGATCAATCCGGAAAATCGTCAGGGCACATTCCAAGACGCGATTAAGGGCGCGGACGTATTGCTCGGCGTTTCCAAAGCAGGCGCGTTCAAACCGGAAGATATGAAGCTTTTGGCCAAAGACAGCATCGTCTTTGCGATGGCGAACCCCGTTCCGGAAATCATGTACGAAGATGCCATTGCGGCCGGCGTCGCTGTTTGCGGCACGGGCCGTAGCGATATGCCGAACCAGGTCAACAACTCGAGCGTGTTCCCGGGTCTGTTCCGCGGCGCGATCGACGTGCATTCGCGGCGGATCAACATGGAAATGAAATTGGCGGCGGCGTATGCGTTGGCCGATTTGATCGACGACAAAGACTTGCGGCAGGATAATGTCGTCATCGACGTTTTTGATGAACGCGTGCCGCTTGCGGTTGCGAAAGCGGTCGCGAAAAAAGCGATCGAAACGGGCGTGGCCCGCAGGAAGGAACTGCCGGCGCAGTACCGTGACTAA
- a CDS encoding YihY/virulence factor BrkB family protein, giving the protein MDPWVVIRHRLNEAKWFKRLRDSRALYIGKRLYQRYMDDDVGMLAAAATYYLILALVPFLIFLFNIILFVAASQIDTVLRYMQYLPGDVPATLAPVVTDIIEQRSTTVLSIGLLLALWSSSKGIDTLIRATDIAFQTGKNVQSYIRVKTKSILFTLLIVGTMLASLGITVFGNLIVKTFMGVLGLTKEFLFFWRIGTYLIPFVAMILVLAVFYRYAPRFVEHEGRTPWSHTLTSAAIVTTIWVAMTGAYGFYVSNIANMGATYGSLVGLMILFIWLNLTSLIFIMGAEFIAAFDDMHLFFAVPRRKDYQTEEFRIV; this is encoded by the coding sequence GTGGACCCTTGGGTAGTCATTCGGCATCGTCTTAACGAAGCGAAATGGTTCAAACGTCTGCGCGATTCGCGCGCTTTATATATTGGTAAACGTTTATATCAGCGGTATATGGATGATGATGTGGGGATGCTGGCCGCGGCCGCGACCTACTACCTGATTTTGGCGCTGGTGCCGTTTTTGATTTTCCTGTTTAACATCATATTGTTCGTGGCGGCGTCGCAAATCGATACGGTATTGCGCTACATGCAGTACCTGCCGGGGGATGTGCCGGCGACGCTCGCGCCGGTGGTTACCGATATTATCGAGCAACGTTCGACCACGGTACTGTCCATCGGTCTTTTATTGGCGTTGTGGTCGTCGTCCAAAGGCATCGACACTTTGATCCGCGCGACCGATATCGCGTTTCAAACGGGGAAAAATGTCCAGTCCTATATTCGCGTCAAAACGAAATCGATCCTGTTCACCTTGCTGATTGTCGGCACGATGCTGGCGTCGCTCGGCATTACCGTATTCGGCAACCTGATCGTGAAAACATTTATGGGGGTACTCGGTTTGACGAAAGAATTTCTTTTCTTTTGGAGAATCGGCACCTACCTGATTCCTTTTGTGGCGATGATTTTGGTGCTGGCGGTTTTCTACCGTTACGCGCCGCGCTTCGTCGAACACGAGGGGCGCACGCCCTGGTCGCACACGCTCACCAGCGCCGCGATCGTGACGACGATCTGGGTCGCCATGACGGGAGCGTACGGCTTTTATGTGAGCAATATCGCCAATATGGGCGCGACCTACGGCTCGCTGGTCGGCTTAATGATTCTTTTCATCTGGCTCAATCTGACCTCGCTCATTTTCATTATGGGCGCGGAATTTATCGCGGCGTTTGACGATATGCATTTATTTTTCGCTGTGCCGCGCCGTAAAGATTACCAGACGGAAGAATTTCGGATCGTCTGA
- the murB gene encoding UDP-N-acetylmuramate dehydrogenase, giving the protein MTKEYWEELFSGVVPKSALHFAEPMARHTTFAIGGPADLYIEPETEAELAGVLRVVANEKCPLMILGGGANVLVRDGGVRGVVIGLSRLVRPCYTDGTRLVVAGGVRLAQASRAAAKAELSGLEFACGIPGTIGGAVWMNAGAYGGEMQQIVAEVTALTRAGERVVYAGDKLHFAYRHSVFQETGDIITQVTMELQPGNAAEIRAKMADYTKRRTTKQPLDMPSSGSTFKRPVGYYAGTLIETTGLKGLTVGGAQISMRHAGFIVNRGGATAADVLGLIAEVQRRVFAEHGVTLEPEVQIFGEDKQRSETDDAY; this is encoded by the coding sequence GTGACTAAAGAGTATTGGGAAGAGTTGTTTTCCGGCGTTGTCCCCAAGAGCGCGTTGCATTTTGCCGAGCCGATGGCGCGGCATACGACGTTCGCGATCGGCGGACCGGCGGATCTCTATATCGAGCCGGAGACCGAGGCGGAACTGGCGGGCGTATTGCGCGTTGTCGCCAATGAAAAATGCCCGCTGATGATTCTCGGCGGCGGGGCGAATGTGTTGGTGCGCGACGGCGGTGTGCGCGGCGTTGTGATCGGTCTTTCACGGCTGGTGCGACCCTGCTACACCGACGGCACCCGACTTGTCGTGGCCGGCGGCGTGCGTTTGGCGCAGGCCTCTCGCGCCGCGGCGAAAGCGGAACTGTCCGGTTTGGAATTCGCCTGCGGTATTCCCGGTACGATCGGCGGCGCCGTGTGGATGAATGCGGGCGCGTATGGCGGCGAGATGCAACAGATCGTGGCGGAAGTGACGGCGCTCACGCGCGCGGGCGAACGGGTCGTCTACGCGGGGGATAAGCTGCACTTCGCGTATCGTCACAGCGTGTTCCAGGAAACGGGCGATATCATCACGCAGGTGACGATGGAACTGCAACCGGGGAACGCGGCGGAGATTCGCGCGAAGATGGCGGATTATACAAAACGGCGGACGACGAAACAGCCGCTCGATATGCCGAGCTCGGGTTCCACATTTAAGCGGCCCGTCGGCTACTATGCGGGAACATTGATTGAAACGACCGGACTCAAAGGCTTGACGGTCGGCGGCGCGCAAATTTCCATGCGTCACGCGGGGTTTATCGTGAATCGAGGCGGCGCGACCGCGGCCGATGTGCTGGGTTTGATTGCCGAAGTGCAGCGGCGCGTTTTCGCGGAGCATGGCGTAACGCTGGAACCGGAAGTGCAGATTTTCGGGGAAGATAAACAAAGGAGTGAGACCGACGATGCGTATTGA
- the scfB gene encoding thioether cross-link-forming SCIFF peptide maturase, producing the protein MTEVSAVQPMIHKFYLNGEYIALDVNSGCVHLPDQLTYELLDTYDGTNPDEARAALGDRYPAAEIEEAIAEVDELIADGLLFATMDPAFTVALEERPIVKALCLNIAHDCNLRCRYCFAGQGGYGKWRELMSFDTARRAVDFLIAHSGPRKHCEIDFFGGEPLMNYHVVQQTIDYIRAQEKKHDKIFKLTLTTNGMLLDERKVQYFNEQHVSLVLSLDGREEVHDEMRPGVRGEGTYQPIRDHLAYAVQHRNGEEYYVRGTYTAKNLDFTTDVLDMVDQGFNELSMEPVVSEDNAFAITEEHLPQIFAEYEKLAQAYLDRQREGRPFQFFHFNMDLYRGPCLQKRLRGCGAGHEYMAVVPNGDIYPCHQFVGRDGYVIGNVKTGLFDMDTPRAFRENHVLRKPTCQGCWAKFFCSGGCHANNETFAGDIHEPYKVSCEIQKKRIECAMMIQAKMADIEAERAQADSVSARA; encoded by the coding sequence ATGACGGAAGTTTCTGCAGTACAACCTATGATTCACAAGTTTTATTTAAATGGCGAATACATCGCGCTCGATGTCAACAGCGGCTGCGTGCATCTGCCGGATCAGTTGACGTACGAGCTTTTAGATACCTACGATGGAACGAATCCGGACGAGGCGCGGGCGGCGCTCGGCGACCGCTATCCGGCGGCTGAGATTGAAGAAGCGATCGCCGAGGTCGACGAATTGATCGCCGACGGCCTTTTGTTCGCGACAATGGATCCGGCGTTTACCGTCGCGCTTGAAGAACGTCCGATTGTCAAAGCATTATGCTTAAATATCGCGCATGACTGCAATCTGCGTTGCCGCTACTGCTTCGCGGGCCAAGGCGGTTACGGTAAATGGCGCGAGCTGATGAGTTTTGATACGGCGCGTCGGGCGGTTGATTTTCTGATCGCGCATTCCGGTCCGCGTAAACATTGCGAGATCGATTTCTTCGGCGGCGAGCCGCTGATGAATTACCATGTGGTGCAACAGACGATCGATTATATCCGCGCGCAGGAGAAAAAACACGACAAGATTTTCAAGTTGACGCTGACGACCAACGGCATGCTGTTGGATGAGCGCAAGGTGCAATATTTCAATGAGCAGCATGTCAGTCTCGTGTTGAGTTTGGACGGTCGTGAAGAAGTGCATGACGAGATGCGTCCCGGGGTGCGCGGCGAGGGTACGTACCAACCGATCCGCGACCACTTGGCGTACGCGGTGCAACATCGTAACGGCGAAGAATACTACGTGCGCGGCACGTACACGGCCAAGAACCTTGATTTTACGACCGACGTGCTCGATATGGTGGACCAGGGTTTCAACGAACTTTCGATGGAGCCGGTTGTCAGCGAAGATAACGCGTTCGCGATTACGGAAGAACATTTGCCGCAAATTTTCGCGGAGTACGAAAAATTGGCGCAGGCGTATTTGGATCGTCAACGCGAAGGTCGTCCGTTCCAATTTTTCCATTTCAATATGGATCTTTATCGCGGTCCGTGTTTGCAAAAGCGTTTGCGCGGCTGCGGCGCGGGACATGAATACATGGCGGTTGTGCCGAACGGAGATATCTATCCCTGTCATCAGTTCGTCGGTCGGGACGGGTATGTGATCGGCAATGTGAAGACGGGCCTGTTCGATATGGACACGCCGCGCGCTTTCCGTGAAAATCACGTGCTGAGAAAGCCGACTTGCCAAGGTTGCTGGGCGAAATTTTTCTGCTCGGGCGGTTGCCACGCCAACAATGAAACCTTTGCGGGTGATATTCATGAACCGTACAAGGTCAGTTGCGAAATCCAGAAAAAACGCATCGAGTGCGCCATGATGATTCAGGCTAAAATGGCGGATATCGAGGCGGAGCGGGCGCAGGCGGACAGTGTTTCGGCGCGCGCGTAA
- the speD gene encoding adenosylmethionine decarboxylase, with amino-acid sequence MTTKKTRKLKLYGFNNLTKTLSFNMYDVCYATSEEQQQQYIAYIDEMYNAETLTETLREVSDIIGAHVLNIAAQDYDPQGASVTMLIAEGHPGAAKEDVVAHLDKSHITVHTYPERHPQRGVCTFRADIDISTCGEISPLKALNFLLKRFAPDIAIMDYRVRGFTRDVNGKKIYIDHRMQAISHYIEAALRNRYNIVDVNMYQENIFHCKMMVKDFGLDDYLFDQTRADLSAGEAQKIRRQLRQEMTEIYYGRNLPAIKGV; translated from the coding sequence ATGACAACAAAAAAAACACGAAAATTAAAACTATACGGTTTCAATAATCTGACTAAGACGCTCAGTTTCAATATGTATGATGTCTGCTACGCGACCAGCGAGGAGCAGCAGCAGCAATACATCGCGTATATCGATGAGATGTACAATGCCGAAACGCTTACGGAAACATTGCGGGAAGTATCCGATATCATCGGCGCGCATGTTTTAAACATCGCCGCGCAGGATTACGATCCGCAAGGCGCCAGCGTGACCATGCTGATCGCCGAAGGGCATCCGGGGGCGGCGAAAGAAGATGTGGTCGCGCATTTGGATAAAAGTCATATCACCGTGCATACCTATCCGGAACGCCATCCGCAACGCGGCGTGTGCACGTTTCGTGCCGATATCGACATCTCAACCTGCGGGGAAATTTCACCGCTTAAAGCGCTCAACTTTTTGCTGAAACGTTTTGCGCCGGATATCGCGATCATGGATTATCGCGTGCGCGGATTCACGCGGGATGTCAACGGCAAAAAGATTTACATCGACCACCGCATGCAGGCTATTTCCCACTATATCGAAGCGGCTTTGCGCAACCGTTATAATATTGTCGATGTCAATATGTACCAGGAAAATATTTTCCATTGTAAAATGATGGTAAAGGATTTCGGTCTTGACGACTACCTCTTCGATCAGACGCGCGCGGACCTTTCCGCAGGCGAGGCGCAAAAGATCCGGCGACAGTTACGCCAGGAGATGACGGAGATTTATTACGGTCGCAACTTACCGGCGATCAAAGGTGTGTAA
- a CDS encoding YlbF family regulator, with product MNMYDDAYNLAKSIRESAEMKQLIAAKEKLAQDAAAKDLAEEFLALQMEAEYRRMLQKTDGWDGMEKLQSLQVMVQNNSLASEYLHAFMRWQQVAADIQKIVSEAIGEGVPDLSRFAPAEGKQ from the coding sequence ATGAATATGTATGATGACGCTTATAATTTAGCGAAAAGTATTCGCGAAAGCGCGGAAATGAAACAGCTGATCGCGGCGAAAGAAAAACTGGCGCAGGACGCGGCGGCGAAAGATCTGGCGGAAGAATTTCTCGCCTTGCAGATGGAAGCGGAATACCGTCGCATGTTGCAGAAAACAGACGGCTGGGACGGCATGGAAAAATTACAGAGCTTGCAGGTGATGGTGCAAAACAACTCGCTCGCGAGCGAGTACTTGCACGCGTTCATGCGTTGGCAGCAGGTGGCCGCCGATATTCAAAAAATCGTCAGCGAGGCGATCGGCGAAGGCGTTCCCGATTTGTCCCGCTTTGCGCCGGCGGAGGGCAAGCAGTGA